A stretch of the Prochlorococcus marinus str. MIT 0918 genome encodes the following:
- a CDS encoding DUF4278 domain-containing protein, whose translation MTTLLYRGLDYVQHKKPVAKNCTELTYRREHYNTCRDTAKSEVHSTLAYRGSKYSK comes from the coding sequence ATGACTACTCTTCTTTATCGCGGACTTGATTACGTTCAGCACAAAAAACCTGTTGCAAAAAACTGCACTGAGCTGACTTATAGGCGAGAGCATTATAATACTTGTAGAGACACTGCTAAGTCCGAGGTTCATTCAACTCTTGCTTATAGAGGGAGCAAGTATTCTAAATAA